In one window of Helianthus annuus cultivar XRQ/B chromosome 17, HanXRQr2.0-SUNRISE, whole genome shotgun sequence DNA:
- the LOC118489317 gene encoding uncharacterized protein LOC118489317, producing the protein MGFYKEEIERANKERMLAEMDARKRKLQDREKGITYVNKSPFFRRGVDINEDTNKDDNRIWDYIRNDEGLIHMLHGDSSRKETMKINLRERGKAWAEGFTNEEYRANPRAEELLYRSSAYVEATRRMFKTLSVGALVIDRIIDCWAEVLNYEEKFKAPGSTNRLFMGTRVVVSYFLIAINCLCAMKHDIINAN; encoded by the exons ATGGGTTTTTATAAAGAAGAGATAGAGAGAGCGAACAAAGAAAGGATGTTAGCGGAGATGGATGCGAGAAAAAGAAAACTCCAGGATAGAGAGAAAGGGATAACATATGTTAATAAATCTCCTTTCTTCAGACGGGGAGTGGACATTAATGAAGATACAAATAAGGATGATAATCGTATCTGGGATTACATCCGCAACGATGAAGGGTTAATACATATGTTACATGGGGATTCAAGCCGAAAGGAGACGATGAAAATAAATCT GAGAGAGCGAGGAAAGGCATGGGCGGAGGGCTTTACTAATGAAGAATATAGAGCAAACCCAAGAGCAGA GGAGCTACTCTACAGGAGCAGTGCATATGTTGAGGCAACTCGAAGAATGTTTAAGACATTGAGCGTAGGGGCCCTGGTGATTGATCGAATTATAGACTGCTGGGCTGAGGTGCTGAACTATGAAGAAAAATTCAAAGCACCAGGGTCGACCAACCGTTTGTTTATGGGGACGAGAGTAGTTGTGAGTTATTTTTTAATAGCCATAAATTGTTTATGTGCGATGAAGCATGATATAATTAATGCCAATTGA